One genomic segment of Candidatus Eisenbacteria bacterium includes these proteins:
- a CDS encoding glycosyltransferase, with protein sequence MKLLVLAYFFPPLGGAGVQRTLKFVRYLPDFGVRPTVVTAHETGYWIRDATLTKEIPKSVTVHRVKNPIPMGGGGKGKRRSTSWIRGLRWVAGLGLVPDAYLPWSLLAGRCATQILRREPDHILWTTSSPDSTHLAGLRLCRKFDIPWVADFRDPWTQRLSFAPPTAIHKKIHHSMEKAVIERADKIIVTSYMTREDFVGRYPSIDPGKFVVLTNGFDEGDFRDFKTELPPECFRILHLGQLNPERPLQPLLEPLSQLLRRRPEAKKDIELVCVGPHYATHEAEALRAGVEGHVRFLPPCRHREGVAWLGTAHLLLLLEQEGERGRLILPGKFWEYLRSGRPLLTLADPEGDAVRLTRDLGAGWAFSPRSGVEILDCLESRWQTFREGKTEHGAQREDLAPFERKALTHQLFDILKEL encoded by the coding sequence TTGAAATTACTGGTTCTTGCCTATTTCTTTCCTCCTCTAGGCGGCGCCGGTGTTCAGCGCACATTGAAGTTTGTCCGGTACCTGCCTGATTTTGGTGTCCGTCCGACGGTGGTTACGGCCCATGAAACGGGATATTGGATTCGTGACGCCACCCTTACAAAAGAAATTCCAAAGAGCGTCACGGTGCATCGCGTCAAAAATCCAATTCCAATGGGGGGGGGTGGAAAGGGGAAGCGCCGATCCACAAGCTGGATCCGAGGGTTGCGCTGGGTCGCCGGTCTGGGTCTTGTTCCGGATGCCTATCTGCCATGGTCATTGCTGGCCGGTCGCTGTGCGACTCAGATTCTGCGGCGGGAGCCGGATCATATTCTCTGGACAACGTCGTCACCCGATTCCACTCATCTTGCCGGACTCCGTTTATGCCGAAAGTTTGACATTCCATGGGTCGCCGATTTCCGGGATCCTTGGACCCAACGATTGAGCTTCGCTCCTCCGACGGCAATCCATAAAAAGATCCATCATTCTATGGAGAAGGCTGTCATTGAACGGGCTGACAAGATTATTGTGACAAGTTATATGACCCGCGAGGATTTCGTGGGACGTTATCCGTCAATCGATCCCGGGAAATTTGTCGTCTTGACGAACGGATTCGATGAGGGTGATTTTCGTGACTTCAAGACCGAGCTTCCGCCTGAGTGTTTTCGAATCCTGCATCTGGGACAACTGAATCCCGAACGGCCTCTTCAGCCCCTGCTTGAACCGCTGTCACAGTTGTTGCGACGCCGGCCTGAAGCCAAGAAAGATATCGAGCTGGTGTGCGTCGGACCCCATTATGCGACCCACGAAGCCGAGGCGTTACGGGCGGGTGTGGAGGGTCACGTTCGCTTCCTGCCCCCGTGCCGACATCGGGAGGGGGTCGCTTGGCTCGGCACGGCGCACCTTCTCCTTTTACTCGAGCAAGAGGGGGAGCGGGGCCGGCTGATACTCCCTGGTAAATTCTGGGAGTATTTGCGATCAGGCCGACCTTTGCTGACATTGGCCGACCCAGAGGGCGATGCGGTTCGATTGACCCGTGATTTGGGTGCTGGTTGGGCTTTTTCGCCGAGGTCAGGGGTTGAGATTCTCGATTGCCTGGAGAGCCGGTGGCAGACCTTTCGTGAGGGTAAGACGGAACATGGAGCCCAACGGGAGGATCTGGCCCCTTTTGAGAGGAAAGCGCTGACTCATCAACTTTTCGATATTTTGAAAGAGCTATAA